The DNA segment TGAACATGAAAGCCGCCCTCGAAACAATCCATGAAACCCGACACGAAGCGTTTGCTTTTCGTGAATTCAACCAGGTGCGGTTTCAATCACCTTGGCACTATCACCCCGAGTTTGAGATCACCTTGATCGAGTCCAGCGAAGGGGAGTTGTTTGTCGGGGACCGCATCTGGCCTTTCTCGGCTGGAGAAGTCTATGCCTTCGGTTGCTCGCTTCCTCATTATTTCCACAACCCGGAGGGAAAACTGCGACAACGGGCCCGGGCGTTGGTCATCCAGTTTCTGCCGGATACCTTCGGCCCACAGTTCTTCGGTTTGGGCGAACTGGCCGCGATCCGCCGTTTCATCAACCGGGCACAAACGGGGTTCAAGCTGCACGAGCGCGCACGGGAAACCGCCGTTGCGCGCATCCGCCGGATGCGGCAGCTGGACGGAGCCCGGCGCCTCTTCGCGCTGTTTCACCTGCTGGATGACATGAGCGTGGCTGACGAGGATTTGGAGGGATTGAGCAGCGAGGGCTTCATGCCGATTCTGGACGCCGAAGCGAGCCAACGCATGGCCCGGATTTATCGCTATGTCTTCCAGGAACTCGATTCGCGTGTCACCCTGGCGGGGGCTGCGTCAGCGGCGGGTATGGCCGAGTCGGCTTTTTGTCGTTATTTCAAGCGGATGACCGGCAAACGCTTCACGGACTTCATTAACGAACTGCGCGTCTCTCGCTCATGCCGTGAACTGATTGAGAGCACACAATCGGTCGCGGAGATCGCCTTTGCCTGTGGCTACGGGAGCCTCTCGAATTATAACCGTTGTTTCAGACTGATCATGAAAATGTCACCCCGTGAATACCGAAGCAGGCATTCGACCCTAGGATGAGTCCGCCGCAAACGCCGTGAGCTTCAAGGGCAGACCTCATCTGAAGAACGGGCATCTTTTGGACCCCGGCGGTGTTCCTTTCATGAGGTGGTCTCCTAGCCCAGCCTCCGTGAAAGAGACTTGCCGGAACTTCAAAACGGCTCAGCCTCATGAGACAGATTAAAGCGAAGTTGCCAGTAGGATGAGCGTGTCTCATTGGGAAAACTTTTAATTGGGCTTGACTACTTAAGCTTTAACCATGAAGAATGCGTTTAACGTATATCGATTTTTAGCGTTTCATTGGAATTACATCTTATGCCCAACTTGTTGTGGGAGGGACGACGGATTATTCGGTTGCCTTTAGCCCAATTTCTCAGCGAAGGGCGGAGATGACAGATTTCGTCGTTCTAAGATTGTTCATGTGTTCAAACAGACATTGTCATGTATTTAACATTAAGGTTTTTCATTATCCACGCCATTTCGGTTTATTGTGCTTCGTTGTTGCTTGCTGTAGACGCCGACGATCCGGGGCGTTCGATGCGTGATGGGGAAGTGGAGGCCTCACAATTGTTGTGGTTCGAGGATTTTGATTCCGCGAATAGCTTGCAGCGTTTCACGGGCAACGCCGGCGACTATGAGGCAACCGGTGGCGA comes from the Ruficoccus amylovorans genome and includes:
- a CDS encoding AraC family transcriptional regulator, whose translation is MKAALETIHETRHEAFAFREFNQVRFQSPWHYHPEFEITLIESSEGELFVGDRIWPFSAGEVYAFGCSLPHYFHNPEGKLRQRARALVIQFLPDTFGPQFFGLGELAAIRRFINRAQTGFKLHERARETAVARIRRMRQLDGARRLFALFHLLDDMSVADEDLEGLSSEGFMPILDAEASQRMARIYRYVFQELDSRVTLAGAASAAGMAESAFCRYFKRMTGKRFTDFINELRVSRSCRELIESTQSVAEIAFACGYGSLSNYNRCFRLIMKMSPREYRSRHSTLG